Proteins encoded in a region of the Scomber scombrus chromosome 16, fScoSco1.1, whole genome shotgun sequence genome:
- the LOC133996498 gene encoding C-type lectin domain family 4 member M-like encodes MSTTGGSLATEGFYSKLIDDEPVAYDYNHRSPDVGHRAHPVSPVKLNLGAKAPGPYRLATICLATLCVVLLISIIAVTAHYKSKPQGGGEATSELQKQKQGANMSDLIATISKLQQEKAQLQKEKGELLAKLDAKIATTAPQVVRPTVKVSTPTSKSTSTSTSTSTSSIVCPTGWHRFGNSCYFISSRERSTWSGSETRCQKKGGHLAIIHTAEEQTFIWDLLPRAYWNAFWFGITDEHAEDDWKWVDGTPVVGTFWEYGEPNNHNQEDCGYMIKTDVLTRVAIRSWYDAPCSMSLPFICEKEMVPSSSASMSH; translated from the exons ATGTCGACCACCGGCGGCTCCTTGGCCACTGAGGGGTTTTACTCCAAACTGATAGACGACGAGCCTGTGGCGTATGACTACAACCACCGCAGCCCAGATGTGGGACACAGAG CTCACCCAGTGTCTCCAGTCAAACTGAACCTGGGTGCGAAGGCCCCGGGTCCCTACCGACTCGCCACCATCTGCCTGGCTACGCTCTGTGTCGTCCTGCTGATCTCCATCATAGCCGTCACTGCACACT ATAAAAGCAAACCACAAGGCGGCGGTGAAGCGACCTCAGAGTTGCAGAAGCAGAAGCAGGGGGCAAATATGTCGGATCTGATCGCCACCATCAGCAAACTGCAGCAGGAGAAAGCCCAGCTACAGAAAGAAAAGGGCGAGCTGCTGGCCAAACTGGATGCCAAGATTGCCACTACAG ctccTCAAGTTGTCAGACCGACAGTGAAGGTGTCAACGCCAACGTCAAAATCAACGTCAACATCAACGTCAACATCAACGTCATCTATTGTCTGTCCGACAGGCTGGCACCGCTTTGGCAACAGCTGTTACTTCATCTCCAGTAGAGAGCGGTCCACTTGGTCAGGTAGTGAGACTCGCTGCCAGAAAAAAGGAGGTCACCTGGCCATCATTCACACAGCTGAGGAGCAG ACATTCATATGGGATCTTCTTCCCAGAGCTTACTGGAACGCCTTCTGGTTTGGAATCACTGACGAACACGCAGAGGATGATTGGAAATGGGTCGATGGCACCCCGGTGGTTGGAAC TTTCTGGGAGTACGGCGAGCCCAACAACCACAACCAGGAGGACTGTGGTTACATGATTAAAACAGACGTGTTGACACGAGTGGCGATACGGAGCTGGTACGACGCCCCTTGTAGCATGTCTTTGCCTTTTATCTGTGAGAAGGAGATGGTCCCCAGCTCCAGCGCCTCCATGTCACACTGA